The following proteins come from a genomic window of Edaphobacter sp. 4G125:
- a CDS encoding glycoside hydrolase family 28 protein, with protein sequence MLKQGQSTGHSQPSRRQFLKAAVGLPVAMAAPAGIASITPGSSRPTEQTDTPRIQRAIDQISKSGGGTVYLPAGRYISGTLQLRSRVTLWLGNGATLVMSKNSAEFLPPERLAYDPKANFATSNFRVALIVGDGLEHVSIIGDGEIDCEYTKSGGPKPIALRRCSNVLVRDITIRNAPSYNISLLGCDFVTIDNVTIRNGLSDGIDPDCCRHVRISNCFVESYDDTIVLKASGALGERRATEYVTVDNCILRTASCYFKCGTESCGNFRQIAISNCVFEGGVGMRHGNPGLAFYTVDGGELSNISASNIVMNRVGTPFTVLRGNRDRCGFGAGPGSVTSIRISDIVATEAKLPSVIAGLPDAPVVGVSIQGIQVTLAGKIKGTSSISDIPEHPGSYPEPVMFGPLPAHGIFLRHVSDVSIRQFTVEATEDERLPIIVADDTVNLKLASVETSAQSKPTFWLHNNRNSSVELAETNFCRISGSRSADLRFPSATSAAIHNRVEISADVKAGSIQHTTQ encoded by the coding sequence GTGCTGAAACAAGGACAATCAACGGGCCACAGTCAACCGTCGCGGCGACAGTTCCTGAAGGCTGCCGTCGGACTTCCTGTGGCGATGGCTGCTCCGGCTGGAATCGCCAGTATCACGCCAGGGTCAAGTCGGCCGACAGAACAAACAGATACCCCTCGCATTCAAAGGGCGATCGATCAGATTTCTAAGTCCGGGGGAGGGACGGTTTATCTCCCCGCTGGAAGATATATCTCCGGAACCCTCCAGCTGCGCTCTAGGGTAACCCTCTGGCTCGGAAATGGGGCAACGCTGGTGATGAGCAAGAATTCAGCGGAATTTCTTCCTCCCGAGAGGCTCGCTTATGATCCGAAGGCCAACTTCGCAACCTCAAACTTCCGCGTCGCCCTGATCGTGGGGGATGGGCTCGAACACGTTTCTATTATTGGTGATGGAGAGATTGACTGCGAATATACCAAGTCTGGTGGCCCCAAACCGATCGCGCTTCGCCGTTGTAGCAACGTTCTGGTGCGGGACATTACGATACGGAACGCCCCAAGCTACAACATCAGCCTGCTTGGGTGCGACTTTGTAACTATTGATAATGTCACCATTCGGAACGGCCTCTCCGATGGGATCGATCCAGACTGCTGCCGCCATGTACGCATATCCAACTGCTTTGTTGAGTCCTACGACGACACGATTGTATTGAAGGCCAGCGGAGCACTCGGCGAACGAAGAGCAACGGAGTACGTCACCGTCGACAACTGCATACTGCGAACCGCCAGCTGCTACTTCAAATGCGGTACCGAAAGCTGTGGGAATTTTCGTCAGATCGCCATCTCGAATTGCGTTTTCGAGGGAGGCGTGGGGATGCGGCATGGAAACCCTGGGCTCGCCTTTTACACGGTAGACGGAGGAGAACTTTCCAATATTTCCGCCTCTAATATCGTGATGAACCGCGTCGGAACCCCATTTACTGTTCTACGCGGCAATCGCGATCGCTGCGGTTTTGGTGCCGGTCCTGGAAGCGTAACCTCGATTAGGATCTCTGACATCGTTGCGACGGAAGCAAAATTGCCGAGCGTGATCGCTGGTCTTCCAGATGCGCCCGTTGTCGGAGTCTCGATTCAGGGTATCCAGGTCACCCTAGCGGGTAAGATCAAGGGGACCTCGTCCATCAGCGATATTCCCGAACATCCTGGCAGCTATCCCGAACCCGTTATGTTTGGCCCTCTGCCTGCGCATGGAATATTTCTTCGACACGTCAGCGATGTGAGCATTCGCCAGTTCACCGTCGAGGCAACAGAGGACGAGAGACTACCAATCATAGTGGCCGACGATACGGTGAATCTCAAACTCGCCTCGGTCGAAACCTCTGCCCAATCCAAGCCGACATTCTGGCTTCATAACAACCGCAACTCCAGCGTGGAGCTTGCAGAGACCAACTTCTGCCGTATCAGCGGCTCACGGAGCGCGGACTTGCGATTTCCTAGCGCAACCTCCGCGGCCATTCATAATCGAGTAGAGATCTCCGCCGATGTGAAGGCTGG
- a CDS encoding DUF4112 domain-containing protein, with translation MHQPPPPPEVLPPRNRKGRGIFDDENLDILSHILDDFIQIPGTSIRFGLDGIVGLIPGIGDVIGGIASCIIIIAAWARGVPYVVLARMVTNIVIEVGIGTIPVVGDAFDIAWRANRRNYALLTGSLYQPRKHTVQSWIFLLFLCVTLIALMLLPMLLIAWLANGLMHTMFGVEVHFPKWF, from the coding sequence ATGCACCAGCCGCCTCCACCGCCTGAGGTACTCCCTCCTCGCAACCGTAAAGGTCGCGGGATCTTTGACGACGAAAATCTCGACATCCTCTCCCATATTCTGGACGACTTCATCCAGATCCCGGGCACCTCCATCCGCTTTGGGCTCGACGGAATTGTTGGCCTTATTCCGGGCATCGGTGACGTTATTGGAGGAATCGCCTCCTGCATCATCATTATTGCTGCATGGGCTCGTGGAGTTCCTTATGTCGTCCTCGCCCGTATGGTCACAAATATCGTGATCGAGGTAGGTATCGGAACTATCCCCGTGGTTGGGGATGCCTTCGACATCGCATGGCGGGCGAACCGTCGCAACTATGCCCTTCTTACAGGAAGCCTCTACCAGCCACGAAAACATACCGTCCAGAGCTGGATCTTTCTTCTGTTTCTTTGCGTCACCCTGATCGCCCTGATGCTGTTACCCATGCTGCTGATCGCGTGGCTGGCTAATGGACTGATGCATACGATGTTTGGCGTCGAAGTCCACTTTCCGAAGTGGTTTTAA
- a CDS encoding DUF72 domain-containing protein: MAPSKQVPFSLNEAAVAAAARHIFAGTSGWAYPTWKPAFYPDRTPAKRFLEFYSSQLSSVEVNYTFRAFPSPSTLENWLSATPDFFRFSFKAPQRITHIKRLANCESDVAYFVSVLEVVRQAGKLGLLLFQLPPTIKADAARLDSFLSLPAFSGAGAPSLAFEFRHESWLNDEIYSVLRNHNAALCIAESDEFETPEVHTARTFTSFRLRRTGAYTSAEIAAFIDRFTKLAKDRDVYIYFKHEDEPTGALNAVSFLAGITGGKANQ, encoded by the coding sequence GTGGCTCCCTCGAAGCAAGTTCCGTTTTCTCTGAACGAAGCTGCCGTTGCTGCGGCCGCTAGGCATATCTTTGCCGGAACCTCAGGCTGGGCTTATCCCACATGGAAGCCTGCCTTTTATCCGGATCGTACTCCCGCCAAACGCTTTCTTGAGTTTTATTCGAGTCAGTTGAGTTCGGTCGAGGTGAATTACACATTTCGTGCTTTTCCGTCGCCGTCGACCCTTGAGAACTGGCTGAGTGCAACACCTGATTTCTTTCGGTTTAGCTTCAAAGCGCCACAACGGATCACTCATATTAAGCGCCTGGCAAATTGCGAATCCGACGTTGCATACTTCGTCTCGGTACTGGAGGTGGTTCGGCAGGCAGGCAAACTTGGCCTCTTGCTCTTTCAGCTTCCTCCTACGATCAAGGCCGACGCTGCAAGGCTCGACAGCTTTCTCTCATTGCCTGCGTTCAGTGGAGCAGGCGCGCCTTCGCTCGCCTTTGAATTTCGTCATGAATCCTGGCTCAACGACGAGATCTATAGCGTGCTGCGGAATCATAATGCCGCTCTCTGTATCGCTGAGAGCGACGAGTTCGAGACACCCGAGGTGCATACCGCCCGTACCTTCACCAGTTTTCGCCTGCGCCGTACCGGAGCTTACACTTCAGCTGAGATTGCTGCCTTTATTGATCGTTTTACCAAGCTGGCGAAGGATCGCGATGTCTACATCTATTTCAAACATGAAGACGAACCGACAGGTGCGTTGAATGCTGTCTCTTTTCTTGCCGGCATTACTGGCGGAAAGGCGAATCAGTAG
- a CDS encoding YheT family hydrolase, with protein MAATLESLLQRIAHAEEFVPRRFFSNGHLQTILGNFLRRTDSLPSAEQVLLEVAPALGDQIASRVRCDCHWQPEEIRAVRPTAIIVHGLEGSSNSQYVVGNANKLWQAGANIVRMNMRNCGGTEGLSSTLYHSGLSGDVGAVMRYFTELYGLTSFSLIGYSMGGNLVLKLAGDLGASVPKTLRSVIGVSPAIDLGPSADTLHEPGNRIYEMKFLYALLARYRRKVALFPRAFDPNRAEGIHSIRAFDERITAFYSDFTGADDYYYRAASARVLDRIAVPTLILNAADDPFIRLLPESRAKIAANPKITFTETDHGGHCAFLATPDPTCNYDGYWAEHTLMRFLLEHA; from the coding sequence GTGGCAGCAACGCTTGAATCTTTACTGCAGCGAATCGCACATGCAGAGGAGTTTGTTCCTCGGCGGTTCTTTTCCAACGGCCATCTGCAGACGATCCTGGGAAACTTTCTGCGCCGGACTGATTCGCTTCCCTCGGCCGAGCAGGTCCTCCTTGAAGTTGCCCCTGCATTAGGTGACCAAATTGCCAGCCGTGTCCGCTGCGACTGCCACTGGCAGCCAGAGGAGATACGTGCCGTGCGGCCGACAGCCATTATCGTGCATGGCCTTGAAGGTTCTTCAAATTCGCAGTACGTCGTTGGCAATGCTAACAAGCTGTGGCAAGCGGGAGCCAATATTGTTCGCATGAACATGCGCAACTGCGGCGGAACTGAAGGACTGAGTTCTACGCTTTATCATTCGGGTCTCTCTGGTGATGTTGGTGCTGTGATGCGCTACTTCACGGAGCTGTATGGCCTGACTTCCTTTTCGTTGATTGGGTACTCGATGGGAGGCAATCTTGTCCTTAAGCTAGCGGGCGATCTTGGTGCTTCGGTCCCCAAAACGCTACGGTCGGTGATTGGAGTCTCTCCCGCGATCGATTTGGGCCCGTCGGCAGATACATTACACGAGCCTGGCAACCGCATCTATGAGATGAAGTTTCTCTATGCACTTCTTGCGCGCTATCGTCGCAAAGTCGCCTTGTTTCCGCGTGCCTTCGATCCGAATCGTGCCGAGGGGATTCACTCGATTCGGGCTTTCGATGAGCGTATTACAGCCTTTTACTCCGACTTTACGGGAGCAGATGATTACTATTACCGGGCTGCGAGCGCCCGTGTGCTTGACAGGATTGCAGTGCCTACGCTGATTCTCAATGCAGCAGATGATCCTTTTATCCGGTTGCTTCCTGAGAGCCGGGCGAAGATTGCTGCGAACCCGAAGATCACCTTTACTGAAACAGACCATGGCGGCCATTGCGCATTTCTGGCCACACCAGACCCGACCTGCAACTATGACGGCTACTGGGCTGAACATACGCTGATGCGTTTTCTACTGGAACACGCCTGA
- a CDS encoding carbohydrate kinase family protein, protein MTKSYDVLAIGVAAVDDLMYISSYPPPNAKVPVSQKERHGGGPACTAIVSVAMLHGRTAFCARLGEDELSLYIKQQLQQHHVDTAHIVHDPSAVPYHSAIAVDLAGNRNVFYSASCFKEITPEDLSEDLVLSSKVVLLDHVSGLPLTGVAQKIRALGIPIIGDIEGCSEESKQLADLVDYLVVPSEFAQWVSNARDPREACAYLAQTKRTATVITAGQEGCYYLQGGSSSITHLPAFRIKAFDTNGCGDTFHGAFALAIARNFSLDDALLFASAAAAVKAVGKNGTMRGWDALPTLEDIIQLLRASSKQFEVSLLERIARIAE, encoded by the coding sequence ATGACCAAGTCTTATGATGTCCTCGCGATTGGAGTCGCCGCAGTCGATGATCTGATGTATATCTCCTCTTATCCGCCACCGAATGCCAAAGTGCCGGTTTCACAAAAAGAACGCCACGGTGGAGGTCCCGCCTGTACGGCGATTGTTTCGGTCGCTATGCTTCATGGCCGCACGGCTTTTTGTGCTCGTCTTGGCGAGGATGAGCTTTCGCTGTACATCAAGCAACAGCTTCAGCAGCACCACGTTGACACCGCGCATATCGTTCACGATCCTTCTGCAGTTCCCTATCACAGCGCAATCGCCGTGGATCTGGCAGGAAACCGGAACGTTTTCTATAGCGCCTCATGCTTCAAAGAGATCACGCCTGAGGACCTCTCCGAAGATCTCGTTCTCTCTTCAAAGGTCGTTCTTCTTGACCATGTGTCTGGCTTACCGCTGACAGGAGTAGCGCAAAAAATTCGCGCTCTTGGCATTCCTATCATAGGCGACATAGAAGGGTGCTCTGAAGAATCGAAGCAATTGGCGGATCTCGTCGATTATTTGGTTGTCCCTTCCGAATTTGCTCAGTGGGTCAGCAATGCTCGAGACCCAAGAGAGGCCTGTGCCTATCTGGCCCAAACTAAACGTACTGCCACAGTGATCACGGCTGGACAGGAAGGCTGCTACTACCTCCAAGGGGGCTCCAGTTCAATCACACATCTCCCGGCTTTCAGGATTAAGGCCTTCGACACAAATGGCTGTGGCGATACTTTTCATGGAGCATTTGCGCTCGCAATAGCGCGCAACTTCTCTCTCGATGATGCGCTCCTTTTTGCCTCGGCAGCAGCAGCTGTTAAGGCTGTCGGAAAAAATGGGACGATGAGAGGCTGGGATGCTCTCCCCACACTGGAAGATATTATTCAACTGTTACGGGCGTCTTCCAAACAGTTTGAGGTCTCATTACTCGAGAGGATCGCCAGAATAGCTGAATAA
- a CDS encoding D-lyxose/D-mannose family sugar isomerase, which produces MKRSEINLFITQAIKFFEANLFSLPPFAHWTPDMWNNIGEKSDQIRIRQLGWDVTDFHSGNFTAQGLILFTLRNGQPHNENTGYAEKIMMVRERQITPLHRHYRKTEDIINRGSASTGDLFVQLYQADDNGGLADTPVSVFCDGVMRHIEPGGSITLRAGESITLTPGIYHAFHAVNGDALIGEVSSINNDAEDNHFYQPLGRFPQIVEDEAPLRLLCTEYPDPKNPQDQREVLNHAKVTRHQTHSF; this is translated from the coding sequence TTGAAGCGATCTGAAATCAATCTATTTATCACTCAGGCTATTAAATTCTTTGAAGCGAATCTCTTTTCTCTTCCGCCATTCGCTCATTGGACACCTGACATGTGGAATAACATCGGGGAAAAATCCGATCAGATCCGCATCCGTCAATTAGGTTGGGACGTAACCGACTTCCATTCTGGCAACTTCACTGCGCAAGGGCTCATCCTCTTTACCCTTCGCAATGGCCAGCCTCACAACGAAAATACCGGCTATGCCGAAAAAATTATGATGGTTCGTGAACGGCAGATCACGCCCCTTCATCGTCATTATCGGAAGACAGAGGACATCATTAATCGGGGTAGCGCCTCAACTGGCGATCTTTTTGTACAGCTATACCAGGCTGATGATAACGGCGGCCTGGCTGATACCCCAGTAAGCGTCTTCTGCGATGGTGTCATGAGGCATATCGAGCCAGGCGGTTCGATCACTCTAAGAGCCGGTGAATCCATAACCCTGACCCCGGGTATCTATCACGCATTTCATGCCGTCAATGGAGATGCTTTGATTGGCGAAGTCTCCTCGATCAATAACGATGCTGAGGATAACCATTTCTATCAACCCTTGGGCCGCTTTCCGCAAATCGTTGAAGACGAAGCGCCTCTGCGGTTGTTATGTACGGAATATCCAGATCCCAAGAACCCCCAAGACCAGCGCGAAGTGCTAAATCATGCAAAAGTCACTCGACACCAAACTCACAGCTTTTAA
- a CDS encoding substrate-binding domain-containing protein, whose product MRKRSYTVQAVVRAVAVLNAFSSTSEVLDLHVVAGRARLNRGTTFRLLETLVETGLLERAGKQGYRSSIQTTKSRRFRLGYASQSNLLPFTTVVTDGLITAASAANVDLLILNNKFSSRIALQNAETFVSENVDLVIDSQINLNVAAQIAAKFSDARIPFIALDIPHPGAVYFGADNYKAGRLAGRYLGKWTIKHWKGQAEQLILLGVDAAGPLLNARLTGIVDGLAEALPSAAAIPHHHYDTKGGQFEATLDLVRKHLRRRKVERALVGAVNDTTAMAALQAFREAGLERECAIAGQDGSPLAREEMRRPSSRLVCSVAYFPETYGVRIIQLALDILNRKQVSPAIFVEHEVLTPDNVNKVYPNDAWMKLPPRRLG is encoded by the coding sequence GTGCGCAAACGCTCCTACACTGTTCAAGCAGTTGTTCGAGCAGTGGCCGTATTGAATGCCTTCTCCTCCACCTCAGAGGTTTTGGATCTGCATGTTGTGGCAGGGCGAGCTCGACTCAATCGTGGTACAACGTTTCGTTTGCTCGAAACGTTAGTAGAGACAGGGCTGCTGGAACGGGCCGGAAAACAGGGGTATCGGTCCTCTATACAAACGACAAAGTCCAGAAGGTTCCGATTAGGATATGCCTCTCAGAGCAATTTGCTCCCATTTACTACAGTTGTGACCGATGGGCTGATTACTGCTGCAAGTGCAGCGAATGTCGATCTGCTAATCCTCAACAATAAATTTAGTTCTCGGATTGCATTGCAAAACGCCGAAACCTTTGTGTCTGAAAATGTGGATCTAGTTATCGACTCGCAGATCAATCTAAATGTGGCAGCACAAATTGCCGCGAAATTTTCGGACGCGCGTATCCCGTTTATAGCACTTGATATCCCTCATCCTGGAGCTGTTTATTTTGGTGCGGACAACTATAAAGCGGGGCGTCTCGCGGGTCGTTACTTAGGAAAATGGACGATTAAGCATTGGAAGGGCCAGGCAGAACAATTGATTCTATTGGGAGTCGATGCTGCTGGGCCACTTCTTAATGCGCGCCTTACCGGGATTGTTGACGGTCTTGCGGAGGCATTGCCGAGTGCCGCGGCGATTCCGCACCATCACTACGATACAAAAGGGGGACAATTCGAGGCGACCCTGGATTTGGTGCGAAAGCATTTGCGACGCCGGAAAGTTGAACGTGCACTGGTGGGTGCAGTGAATGACACGACTGCGATGGCGGCACTCCAGGCATTTCGAGAGGCCGGCTTAGAAAGAGAGTGCGCTATTGCTGGACAGGATGGTAGTCCTTTGGCCCGAGAAGAAATGCGGAGACCCTCTAGCCGGCTGGTCTGTTCAGTTGCTTATTTTCCCGAAACTTATGGAGTACGAATTATTCAATTAGCGCTCGATATCCTGAATCGAAAACAGGTATCGCCCGCCATTTTCGTCGAGCATGAAGTGCTTACTCCAGACAATGTGAATAAGGTTTATCCGAACGATGCATGGATGAAACTGCCTCCGCGCCGATTAGGTTAA